From the genome of Lutzomyia longipalpis isolate SR_M1_2022 chromosome 2, ASM2433408v1, one region includes:
- the LOC129789269 gene encoding tachykinin-like peptides receptor 86C has translation MLWPDGTYPTSMADYIYNLVFLILTYGIPMLIMIVCYSLMGKELWGSRSIGEHTERQLESMKSKKKVVRMFIIIVTIFAICWLPYHLFFVYAYHNNQVTSTSYVQQMYLAFYWLAMSNAMVNPLIYYWMNGRFRVYFQEIICYCCLRVWKAHNKGAEDKVPGILSRRNSQSDFARTKSCRPKTMSVQWHQTMPGNVRVRHLNPIGNLPGSPKCNSTVTTHMDVPIPAGNHFDVYRRESRRNQQNNDAARILNEAQIYTNGCSEYS, from the exons ATGCTGTGGCCCGATGGGACTTACCCCACATCCATGGCGGATTATAT ATACAATTTGGTATTCCTCATTCTCACTTATGGTATCCCCATGCTCATCATGATTGTGTGCTATTCCCTCATGGGGAAAGAACTGTGGGGGAGTCGATCCATTGGGGAGCACACAGAACGGCAGTTGGAATCGATGAAATCCAAGAAGAAG GTCGTTCGGATGTTTATTATAATTGTGACAATATTTGCCATCTGTTGGCTACCCTACCACCTCTTCTTTGTGTACGCCTACCACAACAATCAAGTAACATCAACGAGCTACGTGCAGCAGATGTACTTGGCCTTCTACTGGTTGGCCATGTCAAATGCCATGGTGAACCCCCTCATATACTACTGGATGAATGGGCGCTTTCGGGTCTACTTCCAAGAGATCATCTGCTATTGCTGCCTCCGTGTGTGGAAGGCGCACAATAAGGGGGCTGAAGATAAAGTGCCCGGAATTCTCAGCCGACGAAATTCACAATCCGATTTTGCCCGCACGAAATCCT GTCGCCCAAAAACTATGTCTGTGCAGTGGCACCAAACAATGCCGGGAAATGTTCGG GTGAGACATTTAAATCCCATTGGAAATCTCCCAGGAAGTCCCAAGTGTAACTCGACAGTTACCACCCACATGGATGTACCAATTCCTGCTGGAAACCACTTCGACGTGTACCGGAGGGAGAGCCGCAGAAACCAACAGAATAACGATGCAGCTCGCATTCTCAATGAGGCCCAAATTTACACAAATGGTTGCTCAGAGTATTCCTGA
- the LOC129789777 gene encoding uncharacterized protein LOC129789777 — protein sequence MGEFVSSAEMDGMNDKLAVAAILANVRLNSEQRRIVKEWLKELTPKKDDSVRKIKAMYLSYLITMLLEDDEICEPFNQLPEHASTTKDFFAGKKLSKQLIQDAEGIKKGISRKDIADMGGELGKCHPCDFFKEQPSIEAGFEVTGSFHTHRP from the exons ATGGGGGAGTTTGTGTCCTCTGCGGAAATGGATGGGATGAATGATAAATTGGCTGTGGCGGCAATCCTTGCCAATGTAAGGCTAAATTCAGAACAGAGGCGGATTGTTAAGGAGTGGCTTAAGGAATTAACTCCTAAGAAGGATGACAGTGTAAGGAAAATTAAGGCTATGTACTTGAGCTACCTTATCACCATGCTGCTGGAGGATGATGAAATTTGTGAGCCATTTAATCAGTTACCCGAACATGCTAGCACCACGAAGGACTTCTTCGCAGGAAAG aaaTTGTCGAAGCAACTCATACAGGATGCAGAGgggataaaaaaaggaatatcgAGGAAGGACATCGCAGACATGGGCGGTGAGCTTGGCAAATGCCACCCTTGTGATTTTTTCAAGGAGCAACCGAGTATTGAGGCGGGTTTTGAGGTCACTGGCTCCTTCCACACCCACCGACCGTAG
- the LOC129789650 gene encoding synaptic vesicle glycoprotein 2B-like codes for MNSISANGSQSDESAQVPEKSSKVVADFETAISLTGFGQYNYILIALGCLWNILCLVEVISFSFIVPILECHLDLNLSQRGLLTSIIFFGMVCGSVVWGVLSDLFGRQKVLVLSISMLGIVNIALGFSNTYTLMITFKFFSGFFVCAPLAIVLSYLGEMHSVAYRLKVLVGISVFYNAGNLVTSLLGLIFLTRKLEVHFLSTTLQSWQLLLLTVALLDIIGGALVCIVPESPKFLMSRGRSEEALQILKTMYKRNTGKHPDTYPIKILCDEATDSQEQVKPRNSDGCDDAQLEVNVNKCDFLSRSFKRAFSQIIPMFKPPHVSKCMLVFSIEFFLLLGVNTLRLWMPQVFSFMANDGNEFDICNEIQPDDMTNATTLESHECTSFVQPESIFVNSMIVQSVGIIGAILICIFINVIHTKLMLVGATLIASLASLTIYFSISPIMVVVMYSLGVGLSSAAHAAFGSILPSIGPTAFRSTVISISLTCGRIGSMLGTYLFPYLMAQTCWLPFVAVAVDLLFSSVLCIFLPRTTKKRLL; via the exons atgaattccaTTAGTGCTAATGGATCTCAAAGTGATGAAAGTGCTCAAGTTCCGGAAAAATCTTCCAAAGTTGTGGCTGATTTTGAGACAGCCATATCATTAACGGGGTTTGGACAATACAACTATATCCTCATAGCTCTAGGATGCCTATGGAATATTCTATGTCTTGTGGAAGTGATAAGTTTTTCCTTTATCGTCCCCATACTGGAGTGCCATTTAGATTTGAATTTAAGCCAAAGAGGACTTCTTACCTCAATCAtattttttg GGATGGTGTGTGGATCGGTGGTGTGGGGAGTACTGTCTGACCTCTTTGGGCGCCAAAAAGTCTTAGTTTTGTCCATCAGTATGCTGGGAATAGTTAACATTGCTCTTGGATTTAGCAACACCTATACATTGATGATCACATTTAAATTCTTCAGTGGATTTTT TGTTTGTGCACCTTTAGCCATCGTGCTCTCCTATTTGGGTGAAATGCACAGTGTTGCCTATAGATTGAAAGTTCTTGTTGGGATTTCCGTCTTCTACAATGCTGGAAATTTAGTTACATCCCTATTGGGGTTGATTTTCCTTACGCGCAAACTAGAAGTACATTTTCTCAGTACAACCCTCCAGTCGTGGCAGCTTCTTTTGCTGACAGTTGCCCTGTTGGATATCATTGGGGGTGCTTTGGTATGTATTGTGCCAGAAAGTCCAAAGTTTCTCATGTCTCGTGGGAGGAGTGAAGAAGCACTACAAATTCTCAAGACGATGTACAAAAGGAATACGGGCAAACATCCAGACACGTATCCA ATAAAGATTTTGTGTGATGAAGCAACAGATAGCCAGGAGCAAGTAAAACCCCGAAATTCCGATGGGTGCGACGATGCGCAGCTGGAGGTGAATGTTAATAAATGCGATTTCTTATCACGGAGCTTCAAGAGAGCTTTCAGCCAAATCATTCCAATGTTCAAGCCACCCCATGTCTCGAAGTGCATGCTTGTTTTCAGCATTGAATTCTTCTTGCTTCTTGG AGTCAACACACTGCGCTTGTGGATGCCacaagtattttcttttatggcaAATGATGGGAATGAATTCGatatttgcaatgaaattcaacCAGACGACATGACAAATGCAACAACACTTGAATCACATGAATGCACATCT TTTGTTCAACCAGAAAGCATCTTCGTGAACTCCATGATAGTACAGTCCGTTGGAATAATTGGAGCCATATTGATTTGCATCTTCATAAATGTGATTCACACTAAACTCATGCTTG TTGGTGCCACCCTCATCGCATCTCTGGCTTCGTTGACCATCTACTTCTCAATTAGCCCCATCATGGTGGTTGTAATGTATAGCCTAGGTGTGGGTTTGAGTTCAGCCGCCCACGCAGCTTTTGGCAGCATCCTCCCCAGCATCGGACCAACCGCCTTCCGTTCCACCGTCATATCCATTTCTCTCACATGCGGAAGAATTGGTTCAATGCTGGGCACCTACCTCTTCCCCTACCTCATGGCACAAACTTGCTGGCTACCCTTTGTTGCAGTCGCAGTGGATCTCCTCT tttcttCCGTTCTGTGCATCTTCCTACCGAGAACTACGAAAAAGAGACTCTTATGA
- the LOC129789782 gene encoding 39S ribosomal protein L53, mitochondrial, with product MFRSGTITRSGGLFSAIAKHSKLINIKPVNRITFQFDPFSKNSTELRRFIFQYSIERVKATNVNCKYRTNIVCDGSPPQVVFDLTKPSGEKEKLTILCENLTCLELLQLTNKHIGQYVVEPEETSKVPLTKSAKAVQKQTKRR from the exons ATGTTCAGATCCGGGACAATCACACGGTCTGGTGGACTCTTCTCAGCCATCGCCAAGCACTCCAAATTGATAAATATCAAACCAGTCAATCGTATCACCTTCCAATTTGATCCATTCAGCAAAAATTCCACCGAACTCAG ACGTTTCATCTTTCAGTACTCCATTGAACGTGTAAAGGCCACCAACGTTAATTGCAAGTATCGCACAAATATTGTCTGCGATGGTTCTCCTCCGCAAGTAGTCTTTGACCTGACCAAGCCATCTGGGGAGAAGGAGAAGCTGACCATTCTGTGTGAGAACCTCACGTGCCTGGAGCTTCTTCAACTCACAAATAAGCACATTGGGCAGTACGTTGTGGAGCCAGAGGAGACGTCAAAGGTGCCATTGACTAAATCCGCCAAAGCTGTGCAGAAGCAAACCAAGAGACGATGA
- the LOC129789656 gene encoding synaptic vesicle glycoprotein 2C-like isoform X1 translates to MSTKGTSEDSSEVHQNDGSDGKSFEEAISATGFGLYNILLVATSLIWFSASLNITTSPGLIMPIAQCDLDLDLDRKGWLNSIVYLGMIFGASIWGVVGDMFGRKIIITGGLFLLGTFNILYGFTTSYYMLVILEFFAGFVASGPIGAYMVYVPEFLGVKYRARVMVFVCSFITLGAIVSMLFGLLILTQSINISIGSREYHSWQVYYWACSSFGLIGGCLSLLFPESPKYLMSRGKNAEALKALQRIYSINTRKSSESYPIKSLRDESQSNGQSHQSVESGEKSEKDAKAPSHIFRKAFGQFIPIFQRPYLFNCLLAGFIEFFQLLGVNTMRSWMPQVFALLTTNTSPDEGVCEHIFQPPPDATTTPENQICEVLSDKSIYVNSIIVQGVGVLGVFVAVYLVTIVGNKTILIVTTTVAGIASLAIYFAANSMTIVILYSLAVGIVFSGQASYNSILANLAPTSIRFTVISVSITLGRLGSTVGNLIFPNLMKVGCWPPFVAMSLAYLLSAFMCFFLPKTTRQPLQ, encoded by the exons ATGTCGACAAAAGGGACATCTGAAGATTCCTCAGAAGTGCATCAGAATG ATGGGAGCGATGGGAAGAGCTTCGAGGAAGCCATTTCAGCGACAGGCTTTGGTCTGTACAACATCCTCCTCGTTGCAACGAGCTTGATTTGGTTCTCGGCCTCACTCAACATCACCACATCGCCTGGCCTTATAATGCCCATTGCACAGTGTGATCTTGATTTGGACCTCGACCGCAAGGGGTGGCTCAACTCAATTGTCTACTTGGGGATGATCTTTGGGGCAAGTATTTGGGGTGTTGTAGGGGATATGTTTGGGCGGAAAATCATCATTACGGGTGGTTTATTCCTCCTCGGGACCTTCAACATTCTCTACGGCTTCACCACATCCTACTACATGCTGGTCATCCTTGAATTCTTTGCTGGTTTTGT TGCCAGTGGACCAATAGGTGCATACATGGTGTACGTGCCCGAATTCCTCGGTGTCAAGTATCGTGCTCGAGTTATGGTCTTTGTGTGCAGCTTCATAACATTGGGTGCCATAGTTTCGATGCTCTTCGGGCTTTTAATACTCACACAGTCCATCAATATCTCAATTGGCAGCAGAGAATATCATTCATGGCAGGTGTACTACTGGGCGTGCAGCTCATTCG GACTTATTGGTGGATGTCTATCTTTGCTTTTCCCAGAGAGCCCAAAGTACCTCATGTCTCGTGGGAAAAATGCTGAAGCACTGAAAGCCCTTCAACGTATTTACAGCATAAACACGAGAAAAAGCTCCGAATCATATCCC ATTAAAAGTCTACGCGATGAATCCCAGAGCAATGGACAGAGTCATCAGAGTGTTGAAAGTGGCGAGAAGAGTGAAAAGGATGCAAAAGCACCAAGTCACATTTTCCGCAAAGCTTTTGGACAATTCATTCCAATTTTCCAGCGTCCCTACCTCTTCAATTGCCTTCTCGCTGGTTTCATTGAGTTTTTCCAGCTTTTGGG AGTTAATACAATGAGGTCATGGATGCCACAGGTATTTGCTCTTCTCACGACAAACACCAGCCCGGATGAGGGCGTCTGTGAGCATATTTTCCAGCCACCTCCTGATGCCACGACAACGCCGGAAAATCAAATCTGCGAAGTG CTCAGCGACAAGAGTATCTACGTGAACTCGATAATAGTACAAGGTGTTGGGGTGCTGGGCGTCTTCGTGGCGGTCTATTTGGTCACAATTGTTGGAAATAAAACCATCCTCA TTGTGACCACCACTGTGGCAGGGATTGCCTCCCTGGCCATCTACTTTGCCGCCAATTCCATGACCATTGTTATCCTGTACAGCCTAGCGGTGGGGATTGTCTTCTCCGGTCAGGCATCATACAACAGCATTCTGGCTAATCTTGCCCCAACGTCCATTCGCTTCACCGTGATCAGTGTCTCCATTACCCTAGGACGCCTGGGATCAACAGTGGGGAATCTCATCTTCCCAAATCTCATGAAAGTCGGCTGCTGGCCACCCTTTGTGGCCATGTCACTCGCATATCTCC TTTCCGCCTTTATGTGCTTCTTTCTGCCCAAGACGACGAGACAACCTCTTCAATAG
- the LOC129789793 gene encoding uncharacterized protein LOC129789793, which translates to MKKGHMDMIERVYNDIPAFSDIFTEETFYIFAFCFVIFTIFVAFVLSRFITLKPMD; encoded by the coding sequence ATGAAGAAGGGACATATGGATATGATCGAAAGGGTTTACAATGACATCCCTGCCTTTTCGGACATCTTCACCGAGGAGACCTTCTACATCTTTGCCTTTTGCTTCGTCATCTTCACCATCTTCGTGGCATTCGTCCTGTCGCGATTTATCACCCTCAAACCAATGGACTAA
- the LOC129789656 gene encoding synaptic vesicle glycoprotein 2C-like isoform X2, producing MSTKGTSEDSSEVHQNDGSDGKSFEEAISATGFGLYNILLVATSLIWFSASLNITTSPGLIMPIAQCDLDLDLDRKGWLNSIVYLGMIFGASIWGVVGDMFGRKIIITGGLFLLGTFNILYGFTTSYYMLVILEFFAGFVASGPIGAYMVYVPEFLGVKYRARVMVFVCSFITLGAIVSMLFGLLILTQSINISIGSREYHSWQVYYWACSSFGLIGGCLSLLFPESPKYLMSRGKNAEALKALQRIYSINTRKSSESYPIKSLRDESQSNGQSHQSVESGEKSEKDAKAPSHIFRKAFGQFIPIFQRPYLFNCLLAGFIEFFQLLGVNTMRSWMPQVFALLTTNTSPDEGVCEHIFQPPPDATTTPENQICEVLSDKSIYVNSIIVQGVGVLGVFVAVYLVTIVGNKTILSGCDHHCGRDCLPGHLLCRQFHDHCYPVQPSGGDCLLRSGIIQQHSG from the exons ATGTCGACAAAAGGGACATCTGAAGATTCCTCAGAAGTGCATCAGAATG ATGGGAGCGATGGGAAGAGCTTCGAGGAAGCCATTTCAGCGACAGGCTTTGGTCTGTACAACATCCTCCTCGTTGCAACGAGCTTGATTTGGTTCTCGGCCTCACTCAACATCACCACATCGCCTGGCCTTATAATGCCCATTGCACAGTGTGATCTTGATTTGGACCTCGACCGCAAGGGGTGGCTCAACTCAATTGTCTACTTGGGGATGATCTTTGGGGCAAGTATTTGGGGTGTTGTAGGGGATATGTTTGGGCGGAAAATCATCATTACGGGTGGTTTATTCCTCCTCGGGACCTTCAACATTCTCTACGGCTTCACCACATCCTACTACATGCTGGTCATCCTTGAATTCTTTGCTGGTTTTGT TGCCAGTGGACCAATAGGTGCATACATGGTGTACGTGCCCGAATTCCTCGGTGTCAAGTATCGTGCTCGAGTTATGGTCTTTGTGTGCAGCTTCATAACATTGGGTGCCATAGTTTCGATGCTCTTCGGGCTTTTAATACTCACACAGTCCATCAATATCTCAATTGGCAGCAGAGAATATCATTCATGGCAGGTGTACTACTGGGCGTGCAGCTCATTCG GACTTATTGGTGGATGTCTATCTTTGCTTTTCCCAGAGAGCCCAAAGTACCTCATGTCTCGTGGGAAAAATGCTGAAGCACTGAAAGCCCTTCAACGTATTTACAGCATAAACACGAGAAAAAGCTCCGAATCATATCCC ATTAAAAGTCTACGCGATGAATCCCAGAGCAATGGACAGAGTCATCAGAGTGTTGAAAGTGGCGAGAAGAGTGAAAAGGATGCAAAAGCACCAAGTCACATTTTCCGCAAAGCTTTTGGACAATTCATTCCAATTTTCCAGCGTCCCTACCTCTTCAATTGCCTTCTCGCTGGTTTCATTGAGTTTTTCCAGCTTTTGGG AGTTAATACAATGAGGTCATGGATGCCACAGGTATTTGCTCTTCTCACGACAAACACCAGCCCGGATGAGGGCGTCTGTGAGCATATTTTCCAGCCACCTCCTGATGCCACGACAACGCCGGAAAATCAAATCTGCGAAGTG CTCAGCGACAAGAGTATCTACGTGAACTCGATAATAGTACAAGGTGTTGGGGTGCTGGGCGTCTTCGTGGCGGTCTATTTGGTCACAATTGTTGGAAATAAAACCATCCTCAGTGG TTGTGACCACCACTGTGGCAGGGATTGCCTCCCTGGCCATCTACTTTGCCGCCAATTCCATGACCATTGTTATCCTGTACAGCCTAGCGGTGGGGATTGTCTTCTCCGGTCAGGCATCATACAACAGCATTCTGGCTAA
- the LOC129789642 gene encoding synaptic vesicle glycoprotein 2C-like, whose translation MVVDSSIVTIDVLGGQTGAKKSSQENYTELADFEAAISATGYGRFNIFILLIAVFCCCASINETTTIAYILPSAQCDLDLTLQDKGMLNAITYMGMITSAFLWGYLADTLGRRDILGYGYILTGVFELACGFTQVFWLLLVFKYISGFISCGPFAVLMSYVSELHGIKHRARTMLAVGTFFSVGNIILPTIAWAVLTRSWTVTLIENTLELHSWHIFLLICAIPSLFGGILVYILLPESPKFLMSRGRNDEAMAIFRSIFHKNTGKGVHEYPIKSLIDELQQSGTSTGPKTVAVNGASSVPKSQGFAALKDGLSQIAPMLKRPHLENCCLVFLIQFGVLLSNNTLRLWLPEIFHMIAEYSGGAGNNLSTNQPPSLCEIIDASQAVKSFNSTHLGMDTTVPTVECVSKPPDGSVYMNTLIVGIVSFIGYFVAGSIVNRIGNRNLMICGLIFSGISACSLYFAMNMESVVAASSLCCALGSICSTSMLGIIANLFPTSLRTMTISLTLMFGRIGAMIGNLVFPYLLSLGCLPPFITIGSLFIAGGLGGLLLPRNTKIPLQ comes from the exons ATGGTTGTGGATTCAAGTATTGTGACAATCGATGTGCTCGGTGGACAAACTGGTGCCAAGAAAAGCTCTCAGGAAAATTACACGGAACTAGCTGACTTTGAGGCAGCCATCTCAGCCACGGGATATGGGCGCTTTAACATCTTTATCCTCCTAATTGCCGTCTTTTGCTGTTGTGCCAGCATCAACGAAACCACCACAATTGCCTACATTCTACCAAGTGCACAGTGTGACTTGGATCTTACGCTTCAAGATAAGGGGATGCTCAATGCCATCACCTACATGG GTATGATAACATCAGCATTCCTGTGGGGCTACCTAGCTGACACTCTGGGTCGTCGGGATATCCTTGGATATGGTTACATCCTCACGGGAGTTTTTGAATTAGCCTGCGGATTCACTCAAGTCTTCTGGCTCCTTCTCGTCTTCAAGTACATCTCGGGTTTTAT CTCTTGCGGACCCTTCGCCGTACTCATGAGTTATGTGTCTGAACTCCATGGGATTAAGCACCGTGCCCGAACTATGCTGGCTGTTGGGACTTTTTTCTCCGTTGGCAACATTATCCTTCCCACAATCGCCTGGGCCGTCTTGACGAGATCCTGGACTGTGACGCTCATCGAGAATACTTTAG AACTACACTCGTGGCACATCTTCCTGCTAATTTGCGCCATCCCAAGCCTCTTTGGGGGGATCCTCGTGTACATCCTCCTACCGGAAAGTCCCAAATTTCTCATGTCCCGCGGCAGAAATGACGAAGCTATGGCAATTTTTCGTAGTATCTTCCACAAGAACACAGGAAAGGGTGTCCACGAATATCCG attaaATCACTAATTGACGAGCTTCAGCAAAGTGGGACAAGCACAGGACCAAAGACAGTAGCAGTGAATGGCGCCAGCAGTGTTCCAAAATCACAGGGATTTGCCGCCCTCAAGGATGGCTTGTCTCAAATTGCACCAATGCTCAAACGACCCCATCTAGAAAATTGCTGTCTCGTCTTTCTTATACAATTTGGCGTGCTTTTGAG CAACAATACATTACGCCTGTGGCTTccagaaatatttcacatgaTTGCCGAATACAGTGGTGGTGCaggaaataatttatcaacaaaTCAACCGCCCAGTTTGTGTGAAATAATTGATGCCTCTCAGGCTGTAAAGAGCTTCAATTCGACCCACTTAGGCATGGACACGACTGTCCCAACTGTAGAATGTGTTTCG AAACCACCCGATGGTAGTGTATACATGAATACCCTCATAGTGGGCATTGTGAGCTTCATAGGATACTTTGTAGCTGGCTCCATAGTAAATAGAATAGGAAATCGTAATCTCATGA TTTGTGGACTTATATTTTCGGGTATATCAGCTTGTTCTCTCTACTTTGCCATGAATATGGAGAGTGTTGTTGCAGCATCGAGTCTCTGTTGCGCCCTCGGAAGTATTTGTAGCACATCTATGTTGGGCATCATAGCCAATCTCTTTCCCACATCACTCAG AACAATGACTATTTCGTTGACACTCATGTTTGGGCGAATTGGAGCAATGATTGGAAATCTCGTGTTCCCGTACTTGTTGTCACTCGGCTGCCTTCCACCATTCATCACGATTGGATCTCTTTTCATAG CTGGAGGTTTGGGGGGACTCCTCTTACCACGAAATACCAAAATTCCTCTTCAGTAG